The region AAGCCCTCGATCCACGCTGGGCAGCGCTACAGGACTTCACCACAGACCACGACGACGATGCGCCGCGCCTCGGCGTCGAGAACACAGAAGAGAGCTAGTCATGGCAGGTAACCCCCCCAAGCGGAAGGTCTCCCGTTCGAACACCCGCTCGCGCCGCGCGCAGTGGAAGGCGGAGCCCACCACTCTGGTGAAGACCGTCGAGAACGGCAAGACCGTCTACAGCCGTCCGCACCAGGCGAAGGTCGTCACCGACTCGCAGGGCACCGAGCTGTTCCTCGAGTACAAGGGCCGCAAGGTCGCTGACGTCTGAGCCTCCACGGCTTGATGTGACAGACATCGCTGACGAGCGCACTGCGCTCGATGCACTCGCACAGAAGCTCGGGGTCGATATCGACCCCGAGCTTCTGTCGCTCGCGCTCACCCACCGTTCGT is a window of Microbacterium terrae DNA encoding:
- the rpmF gene encoding 50S ribosomal protein L32 — protein: MAGNPPKRKVSRSNTRSRRAQWKAEPTTLVKTVENGKTVYSRPHQAKVVTDSQGTELFLEYKGRKVADV